The window TCTGCAAGCCCGCGGGCGACCTGTGATTTCCCGCACCCCGTGCGGACGGCATTGACCGCGAGGACGGGCACGTCGACGGCGAGTTGTACCGAGTCGGGGCCGAGAATCCGGAAGTCGGCGCCCGCCGCTTCCGCGCGGGAGGCCAACTCCATCACGTGCTCGAAGGAGACGTCCGAGTAGGAGAAGACCGCTTGGTCGACGTCGTGTTCGCGAATCAGGTCTTCGAGGTCAGCCTCGGGTTCGATGGGGATGCCGTCGGGGTAGCCCTCGCCGGCCAGCGACGGCGGATAGCGCTCGTTCGTGGCTTCGAGTTCGCCGAGGTTCTGGCCCGGCGCCTGAGTGAAGGCGACCACGTCGACGTCCTCGCGGCCGCGAAAGACGGTGTTGAAATCGTGGTAGTCGCGGCCGGCCGCACCGAGGATGAGTACGCGCATTGCTATCGGTGTCGGCGCGCTCTCGCAAAAAGGTCAGGCGTTGACTTTCTTGGGGCTATGCTCGGAAGCGGACCCTACTCCGCGGCGTCGCGGATGACTTCAAGGTCCGTGTTCGTCCGGGCGTACTCCGAGAGGGGATGTCGCGCCTCGCAGTCCGGACAGTCGAACGATTCGCCGGGGTCCGGAAGCTCCGAGGGTGTCGCCTCCCAGTGCTTCTCACAGTCGGGACAGACCAGTTCGACAAACGCCTCCATACGAGTGGAATTCTCAGCGGTTGACATAAAAAGGACGTGGCAAATTCTATAGGTACTCGCCCAGCGTCTCGATGAACGCCCCCTGGTCCGGCGACGAAGAGAGGAACTCGATTTCATCGAATCCGGCCTCCTTGTGGCGTTCTCTGACTGCCAGCACGTCGTCGATATCGGTGGTGATGAGTCCCCACTCGTCCATCTCCGAGAGCGGCACCTCCCGGCCCTGGCGTTCGATTTCTCGGGGGTCGGCGACGCCCTCTGAGAAGTCGACGGCCATCGTCCCGCGCCAGAACGCGGCGGCTTCCCGGCAGGCGTCCTCGTCGTCGCCGTAGGAGACGAGGAACTGCCGGATGCGGTCGATATCTTCTGGGTCTCGGCCCGCTGTCTCTGCGCCGCGTTCCAGCGCGGGGACGAGTTCGTCCTCGTAGGTGTCGATATCCGCGAGCGTGAGGAAGCCGTCGGCGTACTTTCCGGCGACTTCGGCGGTGTTCGGTCCGTTGCCGGCGACGTACAGGGGAACGCGTTCGTCCGGTAGGGTGTAGAGGCGCGCGTCGTCGAGCGTCCAGTAGTGGCCGTCGTAGTCGTGGTAGCCGCCGTCCCACAGGCGGGTGATGATTTCGCAGGCGTCTTCGAGGCGGGCTTTCCGCTCGGGGTATTCCGGCCACTCGTAGCCGAGCGGCTTTTCGTTCATCGCCTCGCCCGTCGCCAGTGTGACGAAGGGCCTGCCGGGATACATCGCCCCGAGCGTGGCGAAGGCCTGTGCGATGAGGCCGGGGTGGTACCGGCCGATGGGCGGGGTGACGCCCGTCCCGAACCGAATATCGTCGGTGCGTTCGAGTGCGGCCCCGAGCCACGGCCACGCGGCGCCGCAGTGGGCGTCGGTGTGCCACCACGGATGGAAGTGGTCGCTGGTCCAGATGGAGTCGAAGCCGGCATCCTCGGCGGCCGTCGCGTGGTCCAGCAGCGTCGTCGGTGCGTGCTGCTCGTGGGCGGTAAAGAGGCCGGTGCGCATACGGGGCGTTTCTCAGGCAGCCAACAAAAGACTGGGGCGTCGCGGGCCTTCGTCGCCTGCGGCTTTCGTGAACTCTTAAGCGTCGGCCAACCAACGCGGGCGTATGCGACGTGTTCGATTCCGCGACCCCCACGGCGACATCCGCCACGGGGCGTGGGCCGACGAGGAGATTCGAGCCTTCCCGAGCGACGGCCAGCGAGTGACCGCCGACGAGGAGTATTTCGACCCAGCGGAGGTCGATGTCCTCCCGCCGACGGACCCCTCGAAAATCGTCTGTGTCGGCCTCAACTACGCCGACCATGCCGAAGAACAGGGCAAGGAGGTCCCCGACCGACCGCTGTTGTTCCTCAAGCCGCCGAACACCGTCGCCAGCCACGAGCAGACGGTCGAACTTCCGGAAGGCAAGGAACGCCTCGACTACGAGGCCGAACTCGGGGTCGTCATCGGCGAACGCGCCAGCGACGTCTCCGAAAGCGAGGCCAGCGACGTCATCGCGGGCTTTACCTGCGTCAACGACATCTCGAACCGCGACGACCAGGCCGTCGAGACCAACTGGGTCCGCGGGAAGGCCTTCGACGATGCGGCGCCCATCGGCCCCGTCGTCGCCTCGCCCGACG of the Natronomonas halophila genome contains:
- a CDS encoding TIGR03557 family F420-dependent LLM class oxidoreductase, which codes for MRTGLFTAHEQHAPTTLLDHATAAEDAGFDSIWTSDHFHPWWHTDAHCGAAWPWLGAALERTDDIRFGTGVTPPIGRYHPGLIAQAFATLGAMYPGRPFVTLATGEAMNEKPLGYEWPEYPERKARLEDACEIITRLWDGGYHDYDGHYWTLDDARLYTLPDERVPLYVAGNGPNTAEVAGKYADGFLTLADIDTYEDELVPALERGAETAGRDPEDIDRIRQFLVSYGDDEDACREAAAFWRGTMAVDFSEGVADPREIERQGREVPLSEMDEWGLITTDIDDVLAVRERHKEAGFDEIEFLSSSPDQGAFIETLGEYL
- a CDS encoding fumarylacetoacetate hydrolase family protein, translating into MRRVRFRDPHGDIRHGAWADEEIRAFPSDGQRVTADEEYFDPAEVDVLPPTDPSKIVCVGLNYADHAEEQGKEVPDRPLLFLKPPNTVASHEQTVELPEGKERLDYEAELGVVIGERASDVSESEASDVIAGFTCVNDISNRDDQAVETNWVRGKAFDDAAPIGPVVASPDEVPLDASVKCRVNGELRQDSSREQFIFTVPELIAEITNYVTLQPGDVISTGTPEGVGPLSDGDTVEIEVEGVGTLRNEVSIP